The sequence CGGCGCGGGCATGAAGCAGGGCGACAACGTGCTGATCTGGGGCGCCAGCGGCGGGCTCGGCTCCTACGCCACCCAGTTCGCGCTGGCCGGCGGCGCCAACCCGATCTGTGTCGTCTCCTCTCCGGAGAAGGCCGAGATCTGCCGGTCGATGGGCGCGGAGGCGGTCATCGACCGCAACGCCGAGGGCTACAAGTTCTGGAAGGACGAGCGCACCCAGGACCCGAAGGAGTGGAAGCGCTTCGGCAAGCGCATCCGCGAGTTCACCGGCGGCGAGGACATCGACATCGTCTTCGAGCACCCGGGCCGCGAGACCTTCGGCGCCTCGGTCTACGTCACCCGCAAGGGCGGCACGATCACCACCTGCGCCTCCACCTCGGGCTACATGCACGAGTACGACAACCGCTACCTGTGGATGTCCCTGAAGCGCATCATCGGCTCCCACTTCGCCAACTACCGCGAGGCGTGGGAGGCCAACCGCCTCATCGCCAAGGGCAAGATCCACCCGACGCTCTCCAAGACGTACTCCCTGGAGGACACCGGGCAGGCCGCGTACGACGTCCACCGCAATCTCCACCAGGGCAAGGTCGGCGTCCTCGCCCTGGCCCCCCGCGAGGGCCTCGGCGTGCGTGACCAGGAAATGCGCGAGCAGCACATCGACGCCATCAACCGCTTCCGCAACGTCTGAGGTTCCCCGATGAACGAACGTCAGAAGGACCGGCCCTGGCTCATGCGGACGTACGCAGGTCACTCGACCGCCGAGGCGTCCAACGAGCTGTACCGCCGCAACCTCTCCAAGGGCCAGACGGGTCTCTCGGTCGCCTTCGATCTGCCCACGCAGACCGGATACGACCCGGACCACATCCTCGCCCGCGGCGAGGTGGGCCGCGTCGGTGTTCCCGTCTCGCACCTCGGTGACATGCGGCGGCTGTTCCAGGACATCCCCCTGGAGCAGATGAACACCTCGATGACGATCAACGCGACCGCCATGTGGCTGCTGGCGCTCTACCAGGTGGTCGCGGAGGAGCAGGGGGCCGACGCCTCCCGGCTCCAGGGGACGACGCAGAACGACATCGTGAAGGAGTACCTCTCGCGCGGGACGCACGTCTTCCCGCCGGTGCCCTCACTGCGGCTGACCACGGACATGATCACGTACACGGTCAACCGCATCCCCAAGTGGAACCCGATCAACATCTGCAGCTACCACCTCCAGGAGGCCGGGGCCACCCCGGTCCAGGAGATCGCGTACGCCATGTCGACCGCCATCGCGGTGCTCGACGCGGTCCGCGACTCGGGCCAGGTGCCCGAGGAGAAGTTCGGTGACGTGGTCGCCCGCATCTCGTTCTTCGTGAACGCGGGCGTCCGCTTCATCGAGGAGATGTGCAAGATGCGCGCCTTCGGGCGGATCTGGGACCGCGTCACCCGGGAGCGGTACGGCGTCGTCGACGCCAAGCAGCGCCGCTTCCGCTACGGCGTCCAGGTCAACTCCCTCGGCCTGACCGAGGCGCAGCCGGAGAACAACGTCCAGCGCATCGTCCTGGAGATGCTGGCCGTCACCCTCTCCAAGGACGCCCGCGCCCGCGCGGTGCAGCTGCCGGCCTGGAACGAGGCGCTGGGGCTGCCCCGGCCCTGGGACCAGCAGTGGTCGCTGCGGATCCAGCAGGTGCTGGCGCACGAGAGCGATCTGCTGGAGTACGAGGACATCTTCGCCGGTTCGCACGTCATCGAGGCCAAGGTGGACGCCCTGGTCGAGGAGTCGCTGGCGGAGATCGACCGGATCCAGCAGATGGGCGGCGCGATGGCGGCCGTCGAGTCCGGCTACCTCAAGTCCGAGCTGGTCTCCTCGCACGCGGCCCGGCGGGCCAGGATCGAGGCGGGCGACGAGAAGATCGTCGGCGTCAACATCTACGAGTCCACCGAGCCCAACCCGCTCACCTCCGACCTCGACGGCGCGATCATGACCGTCGACCCCGAGAACGAGGCCCGGGTCGTCGCGGCCCTGCACGAGTGGCGGGACAACCGCGACGAGGCACGGGCCTCGGAGGCGCTGGCCGCGCTGAAGAAGGCCGCCGCGGGCACCGAGAACATGATGGAAGCCACCGTCGAGTGCGCCCGCGCGGGCGTCACCACCGGCGAGTGGGCCTGGGCACTGCGGGACGTCTTCGGCGAGTTCCGCGCCCCGACCGGGGTCTCCTCGGCCCCGGTCGCGGTCACCGCGGAGCCGGGCAGCACGCTCGCCCTGGTCCGCGAGAAGGTCACCCGGACCGCCGCGGACCTGGGTGTCGGGCGACTGCGCCTGCTGGTCGGCAAGCCGGGCCTGGACGGGCACTCCAACGGGGCCGAGCAGATCGCCGTACGGGCCAGGGACGCCGGGTTCGAGGTGGTCTACCAGGGGATCCGGCTGACCCCGGAGCAGATCACCGACGCGGCACTCGCCGAGGACGTGCACTGCGTGGGCCTGTCCATCCTGTCCGGCTCGCACGCCGAGCTGGTCCCCGACGTGCTGCACCGGCTGCGCGAGGCCGGGGCTCCGGACATCCCGGTGATCGCGGGCGGCATCATCCCGCCGGCCGACGCCACCGCACTCATCGAAGCCGGAGTGGCCGCCGTCTTCACCCCGAAGGACTTCGGCATCACGGAGATCATCGGCCGTATCGTCGACGAGATCCGGAAAGCGAACAAGCTCGACCCTCTGGAGGTCCCCGCATGACCACGCCCGCCCACCCGTCGCCCGCCACCCCCGTGAACCGGCTGCGGCCCCGCCGCTCGTGTCTGGCCGTGCCGGGCTCCAACCCGCGCTTCCTGGAGAAGGCCCAGGGCCTCCCGGCCGACCAGGTCTTCCTGGACCTGGAGGACGCCTGCGCGCCGCTCGCCAAGGAGGGCGCCCGCCACCACATCGTGGACGCGCTGAACAACGGTGACTGGAGCGGCAAGACCCGGGTCGTGCGGGTCAACGACTGGACGACGCACTGGACGTACCGGGACGTGATCACGGTCGTCGAGGGCGCGGGCCCCAACCTGGACTGCATCATGCTGCCGAAGGTCCAGGACGCCCAGCAGGTCGTGGCGCTGGACCTGCTGCTGACCCAGATCGAGAAGACGATGGGCTTCGAGACCGGGAGGATCGGCATCGAGGCGCAGATCGAGAACGCCAAGGGTCTGGTGAACATCGACGAGATCGCCGCCGCATCGCCGCGCCTGGAGACGCTGATCTTCGGCCCGGCCGACTTCATGGCCTCGATCAACATGAAGACCCTGGTCGTCGGCCAGCAGCCGCCCGGCTACCCCGCGGACGCCTACCACTACATCCTGATGCGCATCCTGATGGCGGCCCGCACGCACGACCTCCAGGCGATCGACGGCCCGTTCCTCCAGATCCGCGACGTGGACGCCTACCGCGAGGTGGCCGGCCGCGCCGCCGCCCTCGGCTTCGACGGCAAGTGGGTGCTGCACCCGGGGCAGGTCGACGCGGCGAACGAGGTGTTCTCGCCGTCGCAGGAGGACTACGACCACGCCGAGCTGATCCTCGACGCGTACGACTGGTGCACCTCCGAGGAGGGCGGCAAGAAGGGCTCCGCGATGCTCGGCGACGAGATGATCGACGAGGCCAGCCGCAAGATGGCCCTGGTCATCGCGGGCAAGGGCCGGGCCGCGGGCATGCAGCGCACGTCCAAGTTCGAAGCCCCGGAGGCCTGATCATGCAGTTCGGACGCACCTATGAGGAGTTCGAGGTCGGCGCCGTCTACAAGCACTGGCCCGGGAAGACGGTCACGGAGTACGACGACCACCTCTTCTGTCTGCTGACCATGAACCACCACCCGCTGCACATGGACAGCAACTACGCGGAGAAGACGACCGACTTCGGCAAGAACGTCGTCGTCGGCAACTACATCTACTCGCTGCTGCTCGGCATGTCGGTGCCGGACGTCTCCGGGAAGGCCATCGCCAACCTGGAGGTGGAATCGCTCCGGCACATCGCGCCGACCTTCCACGGCGACACGATCTACGGCGAGACGACCGTGCTGGACAAGACCCCGTCGAAGTCCAAGAACGACCGCGGCATCGTGTACGTGGAGACCAAGGGCTACAAACAGGACGGCACGGTCGTCTGCGTCTTCCGGCGCAAGGTGATGGTCCCCACCGAGACGTACATCAAGGAGCGCGGCGGGGAGCAGCCCGGCCGTCCCACCCCCGCCCAGTAACGGTGCGAAGCCTTGCCCAGTAACCGCGTGAAGCCCTTCGGGGACATCCGTGTGAAGCCACAGGAGAAGCAGCCATGACGCGACTCGCCCAGACCGCCGGTCTCAACGACATCCAGCGGGAAATCCTCGCCACGGTCCGGGATTTCGTCGACAAGGAGATCATTCCGGTCGCGACCCAGCTGGAGCACCGCGACGAGTACCCCACGGACATCGTCGAGGGGCTCAAGGAACTCGGCCTGTTCGGGCTGATGATCCCCGAGGAGTACGGGGGGCTGGGTGAGTCGCTGCTCACCTACGCGCTGTGCGTGGAGGAGATCGCCCGCGGCTGGATGAGCGTGTCGGGCATCATCAACACGCACTTCATCGTGGCCTACATGCTCAAGCAGCACGGCACGCAGGAGCAGAAGGACACGTTCCTGCCGCGGATGGCGCTCGGCGAGGTGCGCGGGGCCTTCTCGATGTCCGAGCCGGCGCTCGGCTCGGACGTCTCGGCGATCTCGTCGAAGGGCGTGAAGGACGGCGACGACTACCTCCTCAACGGCCAGAAGATGTGGCTGACGAACGGCGGAACCTCGACGTTGGTGGCCGTCCTGGCCCGAAGTGACGAAGGCCACCCCGAGGGCACCGCGCCGCACAAGTCGATGACGACCTTCCTGGTGGAGAAGGAGCCCGGCTTCGGAGAGGTCCGGCCCGGCCTGACCATCCCCGGGAAGATCGACAAGATGGGCTACAAGGGCGTCGACACGACCGAGCTCATCATGGACGACCTGCGCATTCCGGCCAATCGTGTCCTCGGGGGCACGACGGGCCGAGGGTTTTACCAGATGATGGACGGCGTCGAGGTCGGCCGGGTGAATGTCGCCGCGCGTGGCTGCGGTGTCGCACAGCGTGCGTTCGAACTGGGCGTTTCGTACGCCCAGCAGCGCCAGACCTTCGGCAAACCGATCGCCCAGCACCAGGCGATCCAGTTCAAACT is a genomic window of Streptomyces sp. YPW6 containing:
- a CDS encoding CoA ester lyase encodes the protein MTTPAHPSPATPVNRLRPRRSCLAVPGSNPRFLEKAQGLPADQVFLDLEDACAPLAKEGARHHIVDALNNGDWSGKTRVVRVNDWTTHWTYRDVITVVEGAGPNLDCIMLPKVQDAQQVVALDLLLTQIEKTMGFETGRIGIEAQIENAKGLVNIDEIAAASPRLETLIFGPADFMASINMKTLVVGQQPPGYPADAYHYILMRILMAARTHDLQAIDGPFLQIRDVDAYREVAGRAAALGFDGKWVLHPGQVDAANEVFSPSQEDYDHAELILDAYDWCTSEEGGKKGSAMLGDEMIDEASRKMALVIAGKGRAAGMQRTSKFEAPEA
- the ccrA gene encoding crotonyl-CoA carboxylase/reductase encodes the protein MKEILDAIQSQDSTAADFAALSLPESYRAVTVHKDEAEMFAGLATRDKDPRKSIHLDDVPVPELGPGEALVAVMASSVNYNSVWTSIFEPVSTFSFLERYGKLSELTKRHDLPYHVIGSDLAGVVLRTGPGVNAWNPGDEVVAHCLSVELESSDGHNDTMLDPEQRIWGFETNFGGLAEIALVKSNQLMPKPKHLSWEEAAAPGLVNSTAYRQLVSRNGAGMKQGDNVLIWGASGGLGSYATQFALAGGANPICVVSSPEKAEICRSMGAEAVIDRNAEGYKFWKDERTQDPKEWKRFGKRIREFTGGEDIDIVFEHPGRETFGASVYVTRKGGTITTCASTSGYMHEYDNRYLWMSLKRIIGSHFANYREAWEANRLIAKGKIHPTLSKTYSLEDTGQAAYDVHRNLHQGKVGVLALAPREGLGVRDQEMREQHIDAINRFRNV
- a CDS encoding protein meaA, which produces MNERQKDRPWLMRTYAGHSTAEASNELYRRNLSKGQTGLSVAFDLPTQTGYDPDHILARGEVGRVGVPVSHLGDMRRLFQDIPLEQMNTSMTINATAMWLLALYQVVAEEQGADASRLQGTTQNDIVKEYLSRGTHVFPPVPSLRLTTDMITYTVNRIPKWNPINICSYHLQEAGATPVQEIAYAMSTAIAVLDAVRDSGQVPEEKFGDVVARISFFVNAGVRFIEEMCKMRAFGRIWDRVTRERYGVVDAKQRRFRYGVQVNSLGLTEAQPENNVQRIVLEMLAVTLSKDARARAVQLPAWNEALGLPRPWDQQWSLRIQQVLAHESDLLEYEDIFAGSHVIEAKVDALVEESLAEIDRIQQMGGAMAAVESGYLKSELVSSHAARRARIEAGDEKIVGVNIYESTEPNPLTSDLDGAIMTVDPENEARVVAALHEWRDNRDEARASEALAALKKAAAGTENMMEATVECARAGVTTGEWAWALRDVFGEFRAPTGVSSAPVAVTAEPGSTLALVREKVTRTAADLGVGRLRLLVGKPGLDGHSNGAEQIAVRARDAGFEVVYQGIRLTPEQITDAALAEDVHCVGLSILSGSHAELVPDVLHRLREAGAPDIPVIAGGIIPPADATALIEAGVAAVFTPKDFGITEIIGRIVDEIRKANKLDPLEVPA
- a CDS encoding MaoC family dehydratase; its protein translation is MQFGRTYEEFEVGAVYKHWPGKTVTEYDDHLFCLLTMNHHPLHMDSNYAEKTTDFGKNVVVGNYIYSLLLGMSVPDVSGKAIANLEVESLRHIAPTFHGDTIYGETTVLDKTPSKSKNDRGIVYVETKGYKQDGTVVCVFRRKVMVPTETYIKERGGEQPGRPTPAQ
- a CDS encoding acyl-CoA dehydrogenase family protein yields the protein MTRLAQTAGLNDIQREILATVRDFVDKEIIPVATQLEHRDEYPTDIVEGLKELGLFGLMIPEEYGGLGESLLTYALCVEEIARGWMSVSGIINTHFIVAYMLKQHGTQEQKDTFLPRMALGEVRGAFSMSEPALGSDVSAISSKGVKDGDDYLLNGQKMWLTNGGTSTLVAVLARSDEGHPEGTAPHKSMTTFLVEKEPGFGEVRPGLTIPGKIDKMGYKGVDTTELIMDDLRIPANRVLGGTTGRGFYQMMDGVEVGRVNVAARGCGVAQRAFELGVSYAQQRQTFGKPIAQHQAIQFKLAEMATKVEAAHAMMVNAARKKDSGERNDLEAGMAKYLASEYCKEVVEDAFRIHGGYGFSKEYEIERLYREAPMLLIGEGTAEIQKMIIGRRLLEEYRFQG